Part of the bacterium genome is shown below.
CCACCCCGCACAGACCGAAGATGCAGTTTTTCCAGATCGTCTCCAGAGGATCCCCGAACGCCCGCAGTTCCCGCTCGGGGGGGGTGTCGGAAGTGTTAAAAACCACGGCCGCCCGGGCCCGGAGGAGGCCTCGGGGGACCCCTTCCCCGCCGTCGCCTTCCAGAAACTCATAGGCGACGCCGGGGCGGACTACCCGGTCCACCCACCCTTTCAAAACGGCCGGGGGCTGGCCCCACCAGTTGGGGTGTACAACGACGATTCCGTCCGCCTCGGCCAGTTCGGCGCAGTGCCGCTCGACCTCGGGAGGAAGCGGCGCTTCCCTGGAAATCTCCCGGGCGGGAAGCCGCGGGTCGAACCCTTCCTCGTATAAATCGTGGTACCGAACCTCGTGGCGGTTTTTTTTCAAGGTCTCGACGGCGGCCGCCGCCAGGGCATGGTTGAAACTGCCCCGGTCCGGGTGGGCGAGAATGACCGATACTTTCATAATTGCTCAGCTAAGACCCGGCGCCCTTTACCGGGACGTTGCTTCCCGGGGAAACGTCCCGAACCAGAACAGCTCCGAAACATCGGGGAGGGGAAGCGGAGAGGGCGAAACGGTCGGAGTGGCCGTAGGAGGCGGTGAGGGGCTCGGGGAAGGAGGCGCCGTCGGGGCGGCGGAAGGAGTCGGGACCGGGGTCGGCGTCGAAACGGGGGTGGCGGGGATGGGCAGATCGAAAGCCTTCATCACGGCCATGTGGTGAACGCCGCCGGGATAGGAATCGTTTTCTTCGATGGGAGGAACCTCGCTTACGTCCCAGAAAACGCGGCTGTCGAAGACGATCCCCTGGGGGTAAGCCCGGTCTTTGGCGCCCACGTA
Proteins encoded:
- a CDS encoding NAD(P)H-dependent oxidoreductase; its protein translation is MKVSVILAHPDRGSFNHALAAAAVETLKKNRHEVRYHDLYEEGFDPRLPAREISREAPLPPEVERHCAELAEADGIVVVHPNWWGQPPAVLKGWVDRVVRPGVAYEFLEGDGGEGVPRGLLRARAAVVFNTSDTPPERELRAFGDPLETIWKNCIFGLCGV